In Pyxidicoccus trucidator, a genomic segment contains:
- a CDS encoding NUDIX hydrolase, with translation MTASHPWDGNWKARLYERVRDRGYDCLTAFAEARPTASLVELAEELGEGEVAGVQVFSGLVAEAERSNQLTRLVRGQLVRELAESLPNGWPAVLDDANRFKVAKALGLWFGYTPETHKERVDRAGDALLANPPPPGWRPLGPDDELLRTLLPDEEA, from the coding sequence ATGACCGCCAGTCATCCTTGGGACGGCAACTGGAAGGCGCGCCTGTATGAGCGGGTCCGCGACCGTGGCTATGACTGCCTGACCGCCTTTGCTGAGGCACGCCCTACCGCCTCGCTGGTGGAACTTGCTGAGGAGCTAGGCGAGGGCGAGGTCGCCGGAGTGCAGGTGTTCAGCGGACTGGTTGCCGAGGCGGAGCGGAGCAATCAGCTCACGCGCTTGGTTCGCGGACAGCTCGTGCGTGAACTGGCTGAGAGCCTCCCCAATGGCTGGCCGGCCGTGCTGGACGACGCCAACCGTTTCAAGGTCGCCAAGGCACTCGGCCTATGGTTCGGCTACACCCCCGAAACACATAAGGAGCGTGTTGACCGGGCTGGCGACGCGCTTCTTGCCAATCCGCCTCCGCCCGGCTGGCGCCCGCTTGGCCCCGACGACGAGCTGCTCCGGACGCTCCTCCCCGACGAAGAAGCCTGA
- a CDS encoding cyclic nucleotide-binding domain-containing protein, with amino-acid sequence MNESSLRELGMDLIEERQFERALAVFAEAVRRVPADHRSRMLAARSLAELGERERAVTAYHACAEGLLRRDYLLSAMAACKQGLDLSPNERRLKETLIRVHARAVRNAPGRAAVPPPLPPEVLYDGKVDTDLMGLQGEELSNRAIEVLAATDPGGSADPNSRPPLPLFAELDRDAFLDLVGRMAWRRVKPEDVVSREGEPTDHLYVLVAGKAEVTRQMEGEARTLGFLGGGSIFGEIALLTGATPTATVTAVSDTEVFEIRREHLNAVAKNHPAVPQVLADFAQQRMARNLMATSPMFQTLPESERGAMLQRFAFRALQPREKALVEGEHSPGLFLVLAGELVVQKEDPAGGVVTLGVLREGDVAGEISLLTGLRASATVEATRKTAAAFLERSAFHELVKTFPHIRTYLEQLSDRRLKQIGEALRPAEIIDADELVLEPEAA; translated from the coding sequence ATGAACGAGTCGTCGCTGCGTGAGCTCGGGATGGACCTCATCGAGGAGCGCCAGTTCGAGCGAGCCCTCGCCGTGTTCGCCGAGGCGGTACGCCGCGTCCCCGCGGACCATCGCTCGCGGATGCTGGCCGCCCGCAGCCTGGCGGAGCTGGGAGAGCGTGAGCGCGCCGTCACCGCCTACCACGCCTGCGCGGAGGGCCTGCTGCGGCGCGACTACCTGCTGTCCGCGATGGCCGCGTGCAAGCAGGGCCTGGATTTGTCCCCGAACGAGCGGCGGCTGAAGGAGACGCTCATCCGCGTGCACGCGCGCGCGGTGCGCAACGCGCCGGGCCGCGCCGCGGTGCCGCCGCCCCTGCCGCCGGAGGTGCTGTACGACGGCAAGGTGGACACGGACCTGATGGGCCTGCAGGGCGAGGAGCTGTCCAACCGCGCCATCGAAGTGCTGGCCGCGACGGACCCGGGTGGCTCGGCTGACCCCAACAGCCGGCCGCCGCTGCCGCTGTTCGCGGAGCTGGACCGGGACGCCTTCCTGGACCTGGTGGGCCGCATGGCGTGGCGCCGGGTGAAGCCGGAGGACGTGGTGAGCCGCGAGGGCGAGCCGACCGACCACCTCTACGTGCTCGTCGCGGGCAAGGCGGAGGTGACGCGGCAGATGGAGGGTGAGGCGCGCACGCTGGGCTTCCTCGGCGGCGGCTCCATCTTCGGTGAAATCGCGCTGCTGACGGGCGCGACGCCCACGGCGACGGTGACGGCGGTGTCGGACACGGAGGTGTTCGAGATTCGTCGCGAGCACCTCAACGCGGTGGCGAAGAACCACCCGGCGGTGCCGCAGGTGCTGGCGGACTTCGCGCAGCAGCGCATGGCGCGCAACCTCATGGCCACCTCGCCCATGTTCCAGACGCTGCCGGAGTCGGAGCGCGGGGCCATGCTCCAGCGCTTCGCCTTCCGGGCGCTCCAGCCGCGCGAGAAGGCGCTGGTGGAGGGTGAGCACTCCCCGGGCCTGTTCCTGGTGCTCGCCGGAGAGCTGGTGGTGCAGAAGGAGGACCCGGCGGGCGGCGTGGTGACGCTGGGCGTGCTGCGCGAGGGCGACGTGGCGGGGGAAATCTCGCTGCTGACGGGCCTGCGCGCGTCGGCCACGGTGGAGGCCACGCGCAAGACGGCGGCGGCCTTCCTGGAGCGCTCCGCGTTCCACGAGCTGGTGAAGACCTTCCCGCACATCCGCACGTACCTGGAGCAGCTGTCGGACCGGCGCCTGAAGCAGATTGGCGAGGCGCTGCGGCCCGCCGAAATCATCGACGCCGACGAGCTGGTGCTCGAGCCCGAGGCGGCATGA
- a CDS encoding TIGR02266 family protein: MSEQKTGPEGRQHGRAPIELKVDYKKLNSFFADYTKNISKGGTFIKTKKPLPIGTRFLFKLTVPHREAPFELLGEVVWSKADAEEPGMGIRFIYSSEGQRVEFETVVERLMSDSLGAELTEKLLNKPLHPHA; this comes from the coding sequence ATGTCCGAACAGAAGACAGGTCCCGAGGGCCGCCAGCACGGGCGCGCGCCCATCGAGCTGAAGGTCGACTACAAGAAGCTCAACTCGTTCTTCGCGGACTACACGAAGAACATCAGCAAGGGTGGCACCTTCATCAAGACGAAGAAGCCGCTGCCCATCGGTACGCGCTTCCTCTTCAAGCTGACCGTGCCCCACCGGGAGGCGCCCTTCGAGCTGCTGGGCGAGGTGGTGTGGTCCAAGGCGGACGCGGAGGAGCCCGGCATGGGCATCCGCTTCATCTACAGCAGCGAGGGCCAGCGGGTGGAGTTCGAGACCGTGGTGGAGCGGCTGATGTCCGACAGCCTCGGCGCCGAGCTGACGGAGAAGCTCCTCAACAAGCCGCTGCATCCGCACGCGTGA
- a CDS encoding cellulose synthase, translated as MPTGTEGRRDWKRRESFRSALLQVGVVALLLVGAVAYFVHRGGVRKQTEERLRSARAAAQRGNPADLTQAMKELEALFQVNESSRDGHALAADIQTVLWLEHRLPGADARAREFLGRAEQLDSRSGERYGARALHLLAEGKAAEAEKYLEDLKTQGASSPKLTLALAMALQARGDLPGARQAFARAAEVAYRDPRFTTAYGEALLDEGQYAPAMEAFGKATSVNPDHLLARVSLALARAWQGRKLEEAQKTLADLQARDAELTPVVKSRVGVLKAELALARGAADEAVQAADAALQVWPEDHYALFARARALAVKKAPEARAAFEAAVAKRRTAPLLYLDGARALQGAGDGPGALALLDAYEATFRPVQVTTADGKQVSTLEQDGRYWLARGGVLEAAGRQDEALGAYDKAISARGVGLARAQYAKGALLLARKDYAGAKPLLATVAPDSGAGTLAEAYTAMGDLLFAQSEYAAGCQHYYFSLVRARSQGTPREELSARIEGIKKGLESAGQGAMAKAWMTETGVLLQ; from the coding sequence ATGCCCACGGGCACGGAAGGGCGCAGGGACTGGAAGCGGCGCGAGAGCTTCAGGAGCGCGCTCCTGCAGGTGGGCGTGGTGGCCCTGCTGCTGGTGGGTGCGGTGGCGTACTTCGTCCACCGGGGCGGCGTGAGGAAGCAGACCGAGGAGCGCCTGCGCTCGGCCCGCGCCGCCGCCCAGCGCGGCAACCCGGCCGACCTCACCCAGGCCATGAAGGAGCTGGAGGCCCTCTTCCAGGTCAATGAGTCCTCGCGTGACGGCCACGCCCTGGCCGCCGACATCCAGACGGTGCTGTGGCTGGAGCACCGGCTGCCCGGCGCGGACGCCAGGGCCCGCGAGTTCCTGGGCCGCGCGGAGCAGCTCGACTCCCGCTCCGGAGAGCGCTACGGCGCCCGCGCCCTGCACCTGCTGGCGGAAGGCAAGGCGGCCGAGGCGGAGAAGTACCTGGAGGACCTCAAGACGCAGGGCGCCAGCAGCCCGAAGCTGACGCTGGCGCTGGCCATGGCGCTCCAGGCCCGGGGCGACCTGCCCGGCGCGCGGCAGGCCTTCGCCCGGGCCGCGGAGGTTGCCTATCGAGACCCACGCTTCACCACCGCGTACGGAGAGGCGCTCCTCGACGAGGGCCAGTACGCCCCGGCGATGGAGGCCTTCGGCAAGGCCACCAGCGTCAACCCGGACCACCTGCTGGCGCGCGTGTCCCTGGCGCTGGCGCGGGCGTGGCAGGGCCGGAAGCTGGAGGAGGCCCAGAAGACGCTGGCCGACCTCCAGGCCCGCGACGCGGAGCTGACGCCCGTCGTGAAGTCCCGCGTCGGGGTGCTGAAGGCGGAGCTCGCGCTGGCCCGGGGCGCGGCGGACGAGGCCGTGCAGGCGGCGGACGCGGCGCTCCAGGTGTGGCCGGAGGACCACTACGCCCTCTTCGCCCGCGCCCGCGCGCTGGCGGTGAAGAAGGCCCCCGAGGCCCGCGCGGCCTTCGAGGCCGCCGTGGCGAAGCGGCGCACCGCCCCCCTCCTCTACCTGGACGGCGCGCGCGCCCTGCAGGGCGCGGGTGACGGCCCCGGCGCGCTGGCGTTGCTGGACGCGTACGAGGCCACCTTCCGTCCCGTGCAGGTGACGACGGCGGACGGGAAGCAGGTCAGCACGCTGGAACAGGACGGCCGCTACTGGCTGGCCCGCGGCGGCGTGCTGGAGGCGGCGGGCCGCCAGGACGAGGCGCTGGGCGCGTACGACAAGGCCATCTCCGCGCGCGGCGTGGGGCTGGCCCGGGCGCAGTACGCCAAGGGCGCGCTGCTGCTGGCGCGCAAGGACTACGCGGGCGCGAAGCCGCTGCTGGCCACGGTGGCGCCGGACAGCGGCGCGGGCACGCTGGCCGAGGCCTATACCGCCATGGGCGACCTGCTCTTCGCCCAGAGCGAGTACGCCGCCGGCTGCCAGCACTACTACTTCAGCCTGGTGCGCGCCCGCTCACAGGGCACCCCGCGCGAGGAGCTGTCCGCGCGAATCGAAGGCATCAAGAAGGGCCTGGAGTCCGCGGGCCAGGGCGCCATGGCCAAGGCGTGGATGACGGAGACCGGCGTCCTGCTCCAGTAG
- a CDS encoding DUF4440 domain-containing protein: protein MLKRFLALSVLSLLVACAPKRIPGTEIADTTDTRAILQVMEQYRAALEARDAAAIQALVTKDFREDAGTPAELEDDLTAANLGPYLENLFKQLQSPKVELDVRRVQVGENVAAAVYYWKASWRMPGLSPRPQRESELEQMVFRREDGGWKIASGI, encoded by the coding sequence ATGCTCAAACGCTTCCTCGCCCTCAGCGTCCTGTCCCTCCTGGTCGCCTGCGCCCCGAAGCGCATCCCCGGCACCGAAATCGCCGACACCACGGACACGCGCGCCATCCTCCAGGTCATGGAGCAGTACCGCGCCGCGTTGGAGGCCCGTGATGCCGCCGCCATCCAGGCGCTGGTCACCAAGGACTTCCGTGAGGACGCGGGCACCCCGGCCGAGCTCGAGGACGACCTCACCGCCGCCAACCTCGGCCCCTACCTGGAGAACCTCTTCAAGCAGCTCCAGTCGCCCAAGGTGGAGCTGGACGTGCGCCGCGTTCAGGTGGGTGAGAACGTCGCCGCCGCCGTCTACTACTGGAAGGCGAGCTGGCGGATGCCGGGCCTCAGCCCCCGGCCCCAGCGCGAGTCCGAGCTGGAGCAGATGGTCTTCCGCCGCGAAGACGGCGGGTGGAAGATTGCCTCCGGCATCTGA
- a CDS encoding DUF2380 domain-containing protein, which translates to MRADALLLCVAVLATGCASLPRAPNRRGGLSDMPLGATSPTLTQRPSEERPRARVSPSRVVAEPEVLERRLHRRVEPRDDAMGAASGGVAGAAAASTSQVRQAVLGAVDDVKGSTDNVASALSKLASRPPTSLGNLGLTGVNGVFTRSLDHGSNQLTWLRGALGSTTALVAAAGEVSDSDMELGILRMTGPRLQGALFGAMLLSAWLDFLTLADVVLRECPAYSVERLFVDMRRVQGLMEPTLAALASGDSEQVEAAALAMPQLMGQLSGEFGSIRDGARRSMENFGKTLAVMQFVDMLTMVSALKMSLPRLPPAAPATLGVGLVMGSGGVMAGSRIVVSAEWVERIRRLVQAGVISIPVASAAVRIHGGQVMMAQAQGDLPRGVREALGDSPEVRGMKVTGRAGAGMSEAPKHHVLPKEHREWFEQRGFKGDMDIDKFCVRLERAHHEAIHGGGNWKLGRMWPGEWNRMLMEVLSKAETKAGRMLTRNEVLDIVAVNLKRYYIPMNFV; encoded by the coding sequence ATGCGCGCTGACGCCCTGCTGCTGTGCGTGGCCGTGCTCGCCACCGGCTGCGCGTCGTTGCCGCGAGCACCCAACCGACGCGGAGGCCTGAGCGACATGCCGCTCGGTGCCACGAGCCCCACGTTGACGCAACGGCCGAGCGAGGAGCGTCCGCGCGCCCGGGTTTCCCCTTCGCGGGTCGTGGCGGAGCCTGAAGTGCTGGAGCGGCGGCTGCACCGGCGTGTGGAGCCACGGGACGATGCAATGGGGGCGGCCTCTGGCGGCGTAGCGGGCGCCGCTGCCGCGAGCACCTCCCAGGTACGGCAAGCCGTGCTCGGAGCGGTGGATGACGTGAAGGGCTCCACGGACAATGTCGCCAGCGCACTCTCGAAGCTGGCCAGCCGTCCCCCCACGAGCCTGGGCAACCTGGGCCTGACCGGAGTCAATGGCGTGTTCACCCGCAGCCTCGACCATGGCTCCAACCAGCTGACCTGGCTTCGCGGCGCGCTGGGGAGCACGACGGCGCTGGTCGCTGCTGCCGGGGAAGTCTCGGACTCGGACATGGAGCTGGGCATCCTCCGCATGACGGGCCCTCGCCTCCAGGGCGCCCTGTTCGGCGCCATGCTGTTGTCCGCATGGCTCGACTTCCTCACCCTGGCCGATGTCGTGCTCCGCGAATGCCCCGCCTACAGCGTCGAGAGGCTGTTTGTGGACATGCGCCGCGTGCAGGGACTGATGGAGCCCACCCTGGCGGCGCTCGCGTCAGGAGACTCCGAGCAGGTCGAGGCCGCGGCCCTGGCCATGCCCCAGTTGATGGGGCAGCTCTCCGGCGAGTTCGGCTCCATCCGCGACGGCGCACGCAGGTCCATGGAGAACTTCGGGAAGACCCTGGCGGTGATGCAGTTCGTGGACATGCTCACCATGGTTTCGGCGCTGAAGATGTCGCTGCCCCGCTTGCCGCCCGCCGCTCCCGCGACACTCGGCGTGGGCCTCGTCATGGGCTCGGGCGGAGTCATGGCGGGCTCACGGATTGTGGTCTCCGCCGAGTGGGTGGAGAGGATTCGGCGGCTCGTTCAGGCGGGCGTCATCTCGATTCCGGTCGCCAGCGCTGCTGTCCGCATCCACGGCGGGCAGGTGATGATGGCGCAGGCGCAGGGAGACTTGCCGCGGGGCGTACGCGAGGCGCTGGGGGACAGTCCGGAGGTGCGCGGCATGAAGGTGACGGGGCGCGCCGGGGCGGGCATGTCCGAAGCTCCGAAGCACCACGTCCTGCCGAAAGAGCACCGGGAGTGGTTCGAGCAGCGAGGCTTCAAGGGCGACATGGACATCGACAAGTTCTGCGTCCGGCTGGAGAGGGCGCACCACGAGGCGATTCACGGCGGTGGGAACTGGAAGCTGGGGCGCATGTGGCCCGGCGAATGGAACCGGATGCTCATGGAGGTGTTGTCCAAGGCCGAGACGAAAGCCGGCCGAATGTTGACGCGCAATGAGGTCCTGGACATCGTCGCGGTGAACCTGAAGCGCTACTACATCCCGATGAACTTTGTCTGA
- a CDS encoding homoserine kinase: protein MAVHTALPPEAFARVAEAYGLGAVREVVPIPQGSINTNHRLETEGGRYFMRHTTVRSSDDLRFESALLAHLAEFHFPGPVLLTPRNGAPFLELEGGRVSVFRWLPGEELRHPHLTSDHLEALGTELGKMHRDTQSFSGSRDNPYGPGTVHGWIVGLTGHPDAELARVAAELERYLGKAEVVRQGLEPRGVIHADLFMDNVKWLGERVGAFFDFEMACREAYGLDVAITLNAWCFDGGQYLPELCRAFIRGYQDVRPLSAVERGNLFGHALYGAVRFTASRIRDYHLSPLPPDKLTRKDYRTYLNRARTLAAMGPEGLVGLLGL, encoded by the coding sequence ATGGCGGTACACACGGCGCTGCCACCCGAGGCCTTCGCTCGGGTCGCGGAGGCGTACGGACTGGGAGCGGTGCGGGAGGTGGTGCCCATTCCCCAGGGGTCCATCAACACCAACCACCGGCTGGAGACGGAGGGCGGGCGCTACTTCATGCGCCACACCACCGTGCGCTCCTCCGACGACTTGCGCTTCGAGTCCGCGCTGCTGGCGCACCTGGCCGAGTTCCACTTCCCCGGGCCCGTGCTGCTGACGCCGCGAAACGGCGCCCCCTTCCTGGAGCTGGAGGGCGGTCGCGTCAGCGTCTTCCGCTGGCTGCCGGGCGAGGAATTGCGCCACCCGCACCTCACCTCCGACCACCTGGAGGCGCTGGGGACGGAGCTGGGGAAGATGCACCGGGACACGCAGTCCTTCTCCGGCTCGCGCGACAACCCCTACGGCCCGGGCACGGTGCACGGGTGGATTGTCGGCCTGACGGGGCACCCGGACGCGGAGCTGGCCCGCGTGGCGGCCGAGCTGGAGCGCTACCTGGGCAAGGCGGAGGTGGTGCGGCAGGGGCTGGAGCCCCGCGGCGTCATCCACGCGGACCTCTTCATGGACAACGTGAAGTGGCTCGGCGAGCGCGTGGGCGCCTTCTTCGACTTCGAGATGGCGTGCCGCGAGGCGTACGGCCTGGACGTGGCGATTACGCTCAACGCCTGGTGCTTCGACGGCGGCCAGTACCTGCCGGAGCTGTGCCGTGCCTTCATACGCGGCTACCAGGACGTGCGGCCCCTGTCGGCCGTGGAGCGGGGCAACCTCTTCGGCCACGCGCTCTACGGGGCGGTGCGCTTCACCGCCAGCCGCATCCGCGACTACCACCTGTCGCCGCTGCCGCCGGACAAGCTCACGCGCAAGGACTACCGCACGTACCTCAACCGGGCCCGCACGCTGGCGGCCATGGGGCCCGAGGGACTGGTGGGGCTGCTGGGGCTGTGA
- a CDS encoding ATP-binding protein yields MRQHTAAEAVLSGGGEMGALMRSTDWSKTALGPVEQWPQSLRTSVSTCLNSRFPLFVWWGPELVMLYNDAYMAILGSKHPRSLGTRGREVWPEIWHIVGPMLEGVLNRGEATWSENTLLFAMRRGFTEECYFTFSYSPIQDESGGIGGVFTAVYETTGQVLSERRLRMLQALPSRTSGAKTAEAACVLAAGVLEENLADLPFCRLYLLDEASGVARLAASTGPAPAATRSLEHVPGRGAAEDLEDEWSIREVLRTGRAARVEGLARRFGPLVPVGASAALESALVLPLVRPGKEAPAGVLVAGVSPHLALNERYLSFLELVAGQVATAIANVRALQEAEERAEALAELNRAKTAFFSNVSHEFRTPLTLMLGPVEDSLADTRHPLPPAQRERQLLVHRNGLRLMRLVNALLEFSRIEAGRMRSLYEPTDLAALTRDLASAFRSAAEKAGLRLVVDCPPLDAPVWVDRGMWETLVLNLLSNAFKFTLEGELRVTLRGHGDHVELAVRDTGVGIPEAELPRIFERFYRLEQTRGRSIEGSGIGLALVQELVRLHGGSVRVESAPGKGSTFTVSIPTGTAHLPKERLGTASPLPATHTGAAPFVQDALQWLGEASSAPEPTDAVALPGPLAPARELGRIVLADDNGDMRDYVARILAAAGWRVEPVRDGAEALDAARARVPDLVLTDVMMPGLDGFELLEALRKDPRTADVPIILLSARAGEEATVEGLKAGANDYLVKPFSARELLARVEGSIRTARALREQRRAEAERERFFQLAPDLFCIAGLDAYFRRVNPAFPQTLGWSEEELYARPFLSLVHPEDLPATLAEMEKLSQGQVTVRFENRYQCRNGDYKWLAWAAAPVVEEGFMYAAARDMTEARRAEAERERLLARERDARQEAEEANRLKDEFLSTVSHELRTPLTAMLGWVQLMRSGSLPPERRERALETVERNARAQGQLIEDLLDVSRILSGKMKLDVMPVEVSHVVEQALESVRPAAAAKGIRLQAALDSTGHVMGDSHRLQQVVWNLLANAVKFTPRGGRVQAFVERRESAVDITVADTGMGISAEFLPHVFERFRQADGGTRRQYGGLGLGLSIVRHLVEMHGGTVTASSRGEGQGATFVVRLPLSVALRDDVALLTAPQVPEPRGGLACPPRLNGLRVLLVDDEPDTREFLRALLEGCDARVTVVASADEGLEALRRERPDVLVSDIGMPGEDGYGFIRKVRALPASQGGRTPAAALTAYARTEDRTRVLLAGFQAHVPKPVDPTELLAVLVSLSGYGMQGE; encoded by the coding sequence ATGAGGCAACACACTGCGGCCGAGGCTGTGCTCAGCGGCGGCGGGGAGATGGGGGCGCTGATGCGCTCCACCGACTGGTCCAAGACGGCGCTGGGGCCCGTGGAGCAATGGCCTCAGTCCCTGCGCACCTCGGTCAGCACGTGCCTCAACTCCCGCTTCCCCCTGTTCGTCTGGTGGGGGCCGGAGTTGGTGATGCTCTACAACGACGCCTATATGGCCATCCTCGGCTCGAAGCATCCCCGCTCTCTGGGGACGCGCGGCCGCGAGGTGTGGCCGGAAATCTGGCACATCGTCGGCCCCATGCTGGAGGGGGTGCTGAACCGGGGCGAGGCCACCTGGTCCGAGAACACGCTGCTGTTCGCCATGCGCCGGGGCTTCACCGAGGAGTGCTATTTCACCTTCTCCTACAGCCCCATCCAGGACGAGTCCGGGGGCATCGGCGGCGTCTTCACGGCGGTGTACGAGACGACGGGGCAGGTGCTCAGTGAGCGCCGCCTGCGCATGCTACAGGCGCTGCCCTCGCGCACGAGCGGGGCGAAGACGGCGGAGGCCGCGTGCGTGCTCGCCGCGGGCGTGCTGGAGGAGAACCTCGCGGACCTGCCCTTCTGCCGCCTGTACCTGCTGGACGAGGCCTCCGGGGTGGCGCGCCTCGCTGCTTCCACCGGGCCCGCGCCGGCCGCCACGCGCAGCCTGGAGCACGTCCCCGGCAGGGGCGCCGCGGAGGACCTCGAGGACGAGTGGTCCATCCGTGAGGTGCTACGCACCGGGCGCGCCGCGCGGGTGGAGGGCCTGGCGCGGCGCTTCGGGCCCCTCGTGCCGGTGGGGGCCTCGGCCGCCCTGGAGTCGGCGCTGGTGCTGCCCCTGGTGCGTCCGGGCAAGGAGGCGCCAGCGGGCGTCCTCGTCGCGGGCGTGAGCCCGCACCTCGCCTTGAACGAGCGCTACCTCAGCTTCCTGGAGCTCGTCGCCGGACAGGTGGCCACGGCCATCGCCAACGTGCGGGCGCTCCAGGAGGCCGAGGAGCGGGCCGAGGCGCTGGCCGAGCTGAACCGGGCGAAGACGGCCTTCTTCAGCAATGTCAGCCACGAGTTCCGCACCCCGCTGACGCTGATGCTGGGGCCGGTGGAGGACAGCCTCGCCGACACGCGCCACCCGCTCCCTCCCGCGCAGCGGGAGCGGCAGCTGCTGGTTCACCGCAACGGCCTGCGCCTCATGCGGCTCGTCAACGCGCTGCTGGAGTTCTCGCGCATCGAGGCCGGGCGCATGCGTTCGCTCTATGAGCCCACGGACCTCGCCGCCCTGACGCGGGACCTGGCGAGCGCGTTCCGCTCGGCCGCGGAGAAGGCAGGCCTGCGGCTCGTCGTCGACTGCCCGCCCCTGGACGCGCCCGTCTGGGTGGACCGGGGCATGTGGGAGACCCTGGTCCTCAACCTGCTCTCCAATGCCTTCAAGTTCACCCTGGAGGGCGAGCTGCGCGTCACCCTGCGCGGGCACGGCGACCACGTGGAGCTGGCCGTGCGGGACACGGGCGTGGGCATCCCCGAGGCCGAGCTGCCGCGCATCTTCGAGCGCTTCTACCGGCTGGAGCAGACGCGCGGGCGGTCCATCGAGGGCAGTGGCATCGGCCTCGCCCTGGTGCAGGAGCTGGTGCGGCTGCACGGCGGAAGCGTGCGCGTGGAGAGCGCGCCGGGGAAGGGGAGCACCTTCACCGTGTCCATTCCCACCGGGACGGCGCACCTGCCGAAGGAGCGGCTCGGCACGGCCAGCCCGCTCCCGGCGACGCACACGGGGGCGGCGCCCTTCGTCCAGGACGCGCTCCAGTGGCTGGGCGAGGCGTCCTCCGCCCCCGAGCCGACGGACGCGGTGGCCCTGCCCGGCCCCCTCGCCCCGGCGCGGGAGCTGGGGCGCATCGTCCTGGCGGATGACAACGGGGACATGCGCGACTACGTGGCCCGAATCCTCGCCGCCGCGGGCTGGAGGGTGGAGCCGGTGCGCGACGGCGCGGAGGCGCTCGACGCCGCCCGGGCCCGGGTGCCGGACCTGGTGTTGACGGATGTGATGATGCCGGGGCTGGACGGCTTCGAGCTGCTGGAGGCGCTGCGCAAGGACCCACGCACGGCGGACGTGCCCATCATTCTCTTGTCCGCCCGGGCCGGTGAGGAGGCCACCGTCGAGGGACTCAAGGCGGGCGCCAACGACTACCTCGTCAAGCCCTTCAGCGCACGGGAGCTGCTGGCGCGGGTGGAGGGCTCCATCCGCACGGCGCGCGCCCTGCGGGAGCAGCGCCGGGCCGAGGCCGAGCGCGAGCGCTTCTTCCAACTGGCGCCCGACCTGTTCTGCATCGCCGGCCTGGATGCGTACTTCCGGCGCGTCAACCCGGCCTTCCCCCAGACGCTGGGGTGGAGCGAGGAGGAGCTCTACGCGCGGCCCTTCCTCTCGCTGGTCCACCCCGAGGACCTGCCCGCCACCCTGGCGGAGATGGAGAAGCTCTCCCAGGGCCAGGTGACGGTCCGCTTCGAGAACCGCTACCAGTGCAGGAACGGGGACTACAAGTGGCTGGCCTGGGCCGCGGCCCCCGTCGTCGAGGAGGGCTTCATGTACGCCGCCGCGCGCGACATGACGGAGGCGCGGCGCGCGGAGGCGGAGCGGGAGCGACTGCTGGCGCGCGAGCGCGACGCGCGCCAGGAAGCGGAGGAGGCCAACCGGCTGAAGGACGAGTTCCTCTCCACCGTCAGCCACGAGCTGCGCACGCCCCTGACGGCCATGCTGGGCTGGGTGCAGTTGATGCGCAGCGGCAGCCTTCCCCCGGAGCGGCGGGAGCGCGCGCTGGAGACGGTGGAGCGCAACGCTCGGGCACAGGGCCAGCTGATTGAAGACCTGCTCGACGTCAGCCGCATCCTGTCCGGGAAGATGAAGCTGGACGTGATGCCCGTCGAGGTGAGCCACGTCGTCGAGCAGGCGTTGGAGTCGGTGCGCCCGGCGGCGGCGGCGAAGGGCATCCGGTTGCAGGCGGCCCTGGACTCCACGGGCCACGTCATGGGGGACTCGCACCGCCTGCAGCAGGTGGTGTGGAACCTGCTGGCCAACGCGGTGAAGTTCACCCCCCGGGGCGGGCGCGTCCAGGCCTTCGTGGAGCGGCGCGAGTCCGCGGTGGACATCACCGTCGCGGACACGGGGATGGGCATCTCCGCTGAGTTCCTGCCCCACGTCTTCGAGCGCTTCCGCCAGGCCGACGGCGGCACCCGGCGGCAGTACGGGGGCCTGGGCCTGGGGCTGTCCATCGTCCGGCACCTCGTGGAGATGCATGGCGGCACCGTGACGGCGTCGAGCCGGGGCGAGGGGCAGGGGGCCACCTTCGTCGTGCGGCTGCCCCTGTCGGTGGCCCTGCGCGACGATGTGGCGCTGCTCACCGCGCCGCAGGTGCCCGAGCCGCGAGGGGGGCTCGCCTGTCCCCCGCGGCTCAACGGGCTGCGCGTGCTGCTGGTGGATGACGAGCCGGACACCCGCGAGTTCCTGCGCGCCCTGCTGGAGGGCTGCGACGCCCGGGTGACGGTGGTGGCCTCCGCGGACGAGGGGCTCGAGGCCCTGCGGCGCGAGCGGCCCGACGTGCTGGTGTCGGACATCGGCATGCCCGGCGAGGATGGCTATGGCTTCATCCGGAAGGTGCGCGCGCTGCCCGCCTCCCAGGGAGGCCGCACCCCGGCGGCGGCGCTGACGGCCTACGCACGGACGGAGGACCGCACGCGCGTATTGCTCGCCGGCTTCCAGGCCCACGTGCCCAAGCCGGTGGACCCCACGGAGCTGCTGGCGGTCCTCGTGTCCCTGTCCGGGTACGGCATGCAGGGGGAATGA